A single region of the Vicia villosa cultivar HV-30 ecotype Madison, WI linkage group LG4, Vvil1.0, whole genome shotgun sequence genome encodes:
- the LOC131597988 gene encoding nucleolin 2-like, with product MMMFAKRYQFSPSMAPFVERKVGTEWFTREFPATSPDQQAESMSSKPPTPSKRKIPQTTTSDDEDKSPPRTRQATKKRQKSTIPLTKEKGSGTLKLTPSSDKVSSDESPLKVASIPRRKSHILSPVLEDVNPIATIVPTVHAEESHSNDASPPTHQDKDMEENPQCSNSGNVVEQPTGSEDIISEHEAADETSNLPTPSNNETSTFGTIVTPAATSKQIPAVLTPTELEQLKNTDPVSFLKTMMNADNVSPIRLETSSNVLAEGEKVDEQLKAKVTSHSSSWKAAGDATKKADALKLERLKRQKEYETCRANIESWEQEIKRLEEQIKTARSRQEEIKQSQQEELTEVAQLGIRHLETTQKLVPEIEELKKQQELIERRLSLWESQYSKMKDNLPKDFD from the exons atgatgatgttcgctaaacgttatcagTTTAGTCCTTCCATGGCTCCCTTTGTAGAAAGGAAAGTAGGtactgaatggtttactcgagaattccCAGCAACTTCTCCAGACCAACAAGCTGAATCTATG agttcgaagcctccgacACCGTCGAAGCGGAAAATTCCTCAGACAACTActtcagatgatgaagataaatctcctcctcgtaccagacaagcaACAAAGAAAAGACAAAAGAGTACCATCCCTTTAACCAAAGAAAAAGGATCTGGTACTTTGAAGCTTACCCCGTCGAGCGATAaggtatcttctgatgaatcacctTTAAAGGTTGCAA GTATTCCTCGACGTAAATCTCATATTCTTTCTCCCGTTCTCGAAGATGTTAATCCTATTGCAACCATTGTTCCAACTGTGCATGCTGAAGAAAGTCATTCAAATGATGCTTCTCCACCTACCCATCAAGACAAAGACATGGAAGAAAATCCTCAATGTTCTAACAGTGGCAATGTAGTCGAGCAGCCCACTGGGAGCGAAGACATTATCTCTGAACATGAAGCTGCGGATGAAACTTCCAATTTGCCTACACCCAGTAATAATGAAACTTCGACCTTCGGTACTATAGTTACTCCTGCGGCTACTTCGAAGCAGATCCCTGCAGTGCTTACTCCTAcagaactagagcaactcaagaacactgatcctgtaagcttcctcaagacTATGATGAATGCTGATAATGTTTCGCCTATCAGGCTTGAAACTTCTTCGAATGTCTTGGCGGAAGGTG AGAAAGTTGACGAACAACTCAAAGCAAAAgtgacttctcatagttcttcgtggaaagctgctGGTGATGCAACAAAAAAGGCTGATGCCCTTAAGCTTGAGCGTTTGAAACGCCAAAAGGAATATGAGACTTGTAGAGCAAATATTGAATCCTGGGAACAAGAAATTAAACGCCTCGAAGAGCAGATAAAAACTGCCAGGTCTCGCCAGGAGGAAATCAAACAATCCCAACAGGAAGAattgactgaagtggcgcagttgGGGATTCGACACCTCGAGACgacacagaaattagtgccagaaatcgaagagCTGAAAAAACAACAGGAATTAATCGAACGTCGTCTGTCTCTATGGGAATCCCAATACTCCAAGATGAAAGATAATCTTCCTAAGGACTTTGATTAA
- the LOC131597987 gene encoding uncharacterized mitochondrial protein AtMg00810-like, whose translation MIGLGFKQSQGDHTLLIKHSNSGRVTVLLVYVDDIIVTGDDEGEQQLLSQHLAKEFEIKTLGKLKYILGIEVAHSKKGIFISQHKYIIDLLKEIGKTTCKPASTPIDPNLKLGNVEEDTAVGKEMYQRLVGRLIYLSHTRPDVAFAVSLVSQFMHQPKEVHLQAALRIVQYLKGTTGRGILFE comes from the coding sequence ATGATAGGTCTGGGCTTTAAACAAAGTCAAGGAGACCACACTTTGTTAATTAAACACTCTAATTCAGGGAGAGTAACAGTGTTActagtttatgtggatgatattatagTGACAGGTGATGATGAGGGGGAGCAACAACTGTTAAGCCAACATCTAGCGAAGGAATTTGAAATTAAGACCTTGGGAAAATTGAAGTACATTTTGGGAATTGAAGTGGCTCATTCTAAAAAGGGAATCTTCATATCTCAACATAAATACATCATTGATTTGTTGAAAGAGATTGGTAAGACAACATGCAAGCCTGCAAGTACACCAATTGATCCAAACCTGAAGTTgggaaatgtagaagaagatacTGCAGTTGGCAAGGAAATGTATCAAAGACTAGTTGGTAGACTAATATATTTATCTCACACTAGACCTGATGTTGCATTCGCTGTGAGTCTAGTCAGCCAGTTCATGCACCAACCGAAGGAGGTTCACTTACAAGCTGCACTAAGAATTGTGCAATATTTGAAAGGGACCACAGGCAGAGGAATTCTGTTTGAATGA